In Scyliorhinus canicula chromosome 12, sScyCan1.1, whole genome shotgun sequence, the sequence gctgaggaggaggccgctGGAGGTTCTGTATCCCCGGAGCGAGGGAGCCGCCCCCGGGGCCGAACACCGAGCCGGCGGCCCGGAGCAGCGCTGGCCGGCGGCTGGCAGCCCCGTCCCGGAGCCGAGCCCCCGGCAGCCCGGCCGCCCTGCTTCACTGGACGGGCTGTCGTACGAGAGGGCGCTCCCCGGGGACAAGCGGCTGGCGTAAGGAATAAACCTGAGCGGGCACCCTGTACCCTCCCCGGCACAAACACCTCCACATTCAGCTTCTACATGTCCCCTTCACACAGCACCCATGTGTTCACTGACCTACAGTGGTCCAACATACTTCCATTTTATCATTCTAATATTTTGTTCAAATTCTTCAATAGTCTCATCCTAACCCTATTGTCTGATCTTCTCCAACCCTACAACTCTCAGGTCACGGTGTCTTCTAATTCTGCCTGCCTGtgtatccatttttaaaaaaagtgtacagggcaatttagcacggccaatccacctgccctgcacatctttgggttgtggaggtgacagacacagggagaatgtgcaaactccacacggaccgtgacccgaggccaggatcgaaccctggtcctcagtgctataggcagcagtgctaaccactgtgcctcttaatccactttttaaaaaaactttgagtTGAGTACTGGTGATGAGgtgtttgttgctcatccctggtTGCTCtggataaggtggtggtgagctgcctacttgaaccaTTGCAACCTTCAGCTGATGGGTATCTAAGCTTTGGCCTTTACTCTCTTTAAGAGGGACTGATGATATGGATCAACGATTGCTAAACTCATCAGCACTTGAGTGTTTCCTCATGTGCCTGGGTCTACTGTCGACTAAACCACAGACTGATTGCTACCATTAGTCAATAACTCCATTGTTGCATTATGCCACGAGTGGTATGGTGGATGGTGACTGAGATTGTCAGTGGCCTCCTTGTGTTTAGCAATTTTTATAGTCCCTCTTTGTTTCAAATCTAATTCTGAATCTCGCCTATCAATAGCAAAGTCGTGACTATCGTGAAGTCTAAGAAGTTCCGTGACCAGCAGGGGAAGATCCTGGTGGAGGGACGGCGGTTGATAATCGATGCCTTGGGAGCTGGAGCATTGTTGCAGACTCTTTTCTTCAGTACTGTAGACAGCCTGAAGGAGTTGCCTCTGGAGAAACTGAAACACGTCAAGTTAATCAAAGTAAAGTTTGAAGAGATCAAGATGTGGTCTGATCTTGTAACGCCCCAGGGAGCAATGGGTATGTCTGCAGAATTACAAATTTTGGACGCTTGTTTTTCTCTAATCGGTTAGGTCTGGGCTCAGGCGAAAGGCTCCAAAACTGGTATATCACATGAAACATTGatgcacaacaagaacaacactGCTATGCCAAGTTATAACTAATAACTTTCATGCATCACAGTGCTATAGAATAGAgccatagcatccctacagtgcagatggaggccactcggctcatcaagtctgcaccgaccctctaaaagagcaccctaaccaggttCCCAACCAAACCGCACAATCCTGGACACtgaggcaatgtagcatggccaatcctcctaacctgcacctctttggactgtgggaggaaaccggagcacccggagaaaacccacgctgatacggggagaaaatgcaaactccacacacacagcagcccaaGACCAAATTGAAccagggcccctggtgctgtgaggcagcggtgctaaccactgtgccaccatgctgtaaaACATTCCAAAGTTTGTTCACTGGAGACCTGTTTTGAGTGTGTGACAAATTGAAACAGAAGAGAGCCATCTGGCATTTAAAAGTCAGCTCCACCATTCCGTCCGTATGATCGTAGCTGATCCGCTCTGTCTCTTAATAAACGCAAATCGTTCTAGCTCTTtctcttgaacatgctcaatgacttGACCCGagctgggacagagaattccaaagattcacaatcttcatctcagtcctaaacggcCAACCTCCCCTTTGTTGACCCGGTGACCCATCATTCTCGATTCCTTAGCGAGATAAACATTTTCTCAGCCTTTCACGCCCattaagaattttatatgttccaGTTCGATTCTACTGAACTCCAGGGGACATGGGCCTCGTCTGGTTAATCTCTCCTTGCCGGATAATCCCCTCATCCCAGTAATGGATCTTGTGAACCCTCATTGCTGTCCCTCTAGGCTGGGTATACCTCCTGGGTTTGGAGGACAAATGGCAGGCAATATTTTCACTCAAACATCCCACAAAGCAAGGAGCTGAATGCccgttttttctaaatttagtggCGATTGAAGGATGAAAGGGGGCGAGAGAACTCCCTGCTTTTTGTCAGGTAGAATCTTGGGATCTGTGATGTCTATGGAAGCAGGCAGGCTCATCTTTGGTTCAGTGAAGCCCGCGGTTACGCAGTGTAGAGATTGCATTGATAGTGGATCTCGAGCTGtcggggtgggctggggggggggttcgttgagggggttgttgggggagggagggcggctGAGAAACTTGGCTGGGGATAATCAGCAAATGAAATCTTGTTAATTGTAAATGAACCTTTTGGCCTTGCTGTTTGCTGGCAGGGATATTTGTCAGGCCAGATCATTCCAAGATGAAGTACCCATCGGTTCAGCAGGAACACACCATACCTCTCTTCCTCATCGGTGACAACATCCGAGATCCTGGAAACCTGGGGACAATATTACGATCGGCAGTGGCTGCTGGGTGCAGCAAAGTATTGCTGACGAAAGGTTAGTGCCGTTAGTGTTTTGCTCGATTTTGTTATAACCCCACAACTCGGGACGGcacgtgatgcagtggttagcactgggactacggcgttgaggacccgggtacgaatcccggcccctgggtcactgtccgtgtggagtttgcacattctccccgtgtcagcgtgggtttcacccccacaacccaaaaatgtgcagattggccacgctaaattgtccctgaattggaaaaaagctaattgggtactctaaatttaagaaaaataaCCCCACAACTCCCTCAGCACTTCCATTTtcaaatgaagggcagcacggtgacacagtggttagcactgctgcctcacagcgcccagggacccgggttcaattccggcctcgggtgactgtgcggagtctgcacattctccccgtgtgtgcgtgggtttcctccgggtgctccagttttctcccacagtccaaagatgtgcaggttaggtggattggccatgctaaattgccccttagtgtccaaaaggtcaggtggggttactgggttacggggctagggtggaggcgtgtgTTTAAGGAGGGTACTCATTCCATCGGCCAGTGtgatctcgatgggccaaatggcctcctgcattctaAATTCTATGGTTTCCGTCTCGCTACGACACTGATCCGCACAGGGTCATTATTCAcattggcccccccccccccccccccccccccccccctcccgtctccAGCTAGTTACTGTCCATATGTGAGCCAAAGCGATACTGGTCAGCTAATTCCCTGTACAGGACCCTGCCGGGCTCGGTCCTGTCCTCCGCTAATGTCATCACACCACAAATAACACCGACTGGAACATGTAAGGAAAGAAAGAATGGGGGACCccggctgatttttttttttaagcgcCCCTCTGATTTATGGGTACTGAGCTCAATTGGATGGTGCACACTGCCCTCCGTCCTGGTCCAGATTCGCTGACTCAGCATTCGGGGTGAATCAACCGGGAGGGTGTTGCTGTGTATCACGTGAGGAGTGTTACAAAGAACAGTTTGTATTCTCCTCCAGCTTGTTTGGACCTTGTTATCAGCCTGTCCCCTAACTATCATTAAGTAATTATCAttaggggagcacggtagcatggtggttagcataaatgcttcacagctccagggtcccaggttcgattcccggctgggtcactgtctgtgcggagtctgcacgtcctccccgtgtgtgcgtgggtttcctccgggtgctccggtttcctcccacagtccaaagatgtgcgggttaagtggattggccatgctaaattgcccgcagtgtcctaaaaagtaaggttaagggggagcgttgttgggttacgggtatagggtggatacatgggtttgagtagggtgatcatggctcggcacaacatcgagggccgaagggcctgttcggtgctgtactgttctatgttcttctatgttctaattgcccATTCACCTTGTTTCTGATGGAGCTATAAAGCACCTGGTCACCCAGGCGCTACCTTAGACCCGCCTGTGCCATCCAGTcaccctcacccagccctgctcTTCCTCCCGTTCCTTCTGCAATacacggcctggaagtgtggtggaggcaggttcaattgagatgTTCAAGAGGgcgttagatgattatttgaatagaaacaatgtgcagaggtaggaggaaaaggcaggggagcgGCATTGAGTCATGGTGCTCATTTGGGGAGctggtacagacacaatgggctgaatggcctccttttgcatcatTATAACTCTGTGGTTCTGTAGTGCACTGGGGATTTCTGCACCAGGATGGCAATGGGACATCAAGCGCTGGTGCTGCCTTCAACCTCCCATTGGGACTTGCAGGGtgagaatgattatcttccctgtgGTTCT encodes:
- the mrm3a gene encoding rRNA methyltransferase 3A, mitochondrial, with amino-acid sequence MAALRGSVSRWAATLTPGRRHVRTLRRRPLEVLYPRSEGAAPGAEHRAGGPEQRWPAAGSPVPEPSPRQPGRPASLDGLSYERALPGDKRLAKVVTIVKSKKFRDQQGKILVEGRRLIIDALGAGALLQTLFFSTVDSLKELPLEKLKHVKLIKVKFEEIKMWSDLVTPQGAMGIFVRPDHSKMKYPSVQQEHTIPLFLIGDNIRDPGNLGTILRSAVAAGCSKVLLTKGCVDVWEPKVLRAGMGAHFRIPLISNLEWDVVPNYLTTSTRVHVADHSHWSAEKSVVPPKSHAASDQSWASPTRQTEEQESGTEDRERRFLLSLPEVEARCYHRTWAEGQTAVVIGGETHGLSLEALLLAQKMRGQRLYIPMIPGVDSLNSAMAASILLFEGRRQLLSSVANGNRTERT